From the genome of Microcoleus sp. bin38.metabat.b11b12b14.051, one region includes:
- a CDS encoding calcium-binding protein, which translates to MPPAVPARITITTPTPTSPGTSPGGSASGGRNGTSGPDSLSGTAGADLIFGLGGADSIFGLAGNDSLYGGDGDDSILGGDGNDLLFGNAGRDSVFGNGGDDTLYGGKDADSVSGDDGNDLLFGNQDTDTLLGGAGNDTLFGGAGDDSLFGGVGDDCLSGDRGRDTLTGGLGNDTFTIGPSTDKVLITDFIAGNDKIRLSANLTFDQLTISAGAGTSPSRIIQLTSNKETLATVFGVASIARADFIF; encoded by the coding sequence ATGCCACCAGCAGTACCAGCTAGGATCACAATCACCACCCCAACCCCCACCAGCCCGGGTACCAGTCCAGGAGGCTCAGCTAGCGGTGGCAGGAACGGCACCAGCGGCCCCGACTCGCTCAGCGGTACTGCGGGTGCTGACTTGATATTCGGTTTGGGAGGCGCTGACAGCATTTTCGGCTTGGCGGGAAACGATAGCCTCTACGGCGGGGACGGCGACGACTCAATCCTAGGTGGCGACGGCAATGATTTGCTGTTCGGTAATGCGGGCCGCGACAGCGTTTTTGGCAACGGGGGCGACGATACTCTCTATGGCGGCAAAGATGCTGATTCGGTAAGCGGCGATGATGGCAATGATTTGCTGTTTGGCAACCAAGACACCGATACTTTGTTGGGGGGCGCCGGCAATGACACGCTATTTGGCGGTGCTGGCGATGACTCGCTGTTTGGCGGCGTTGGCGATGATTGTTTGTCGGGCGATCGCGGCCGAGATACTTTGACTGGTGGCTTGGGAAATGATACTTTTACGATCGGGCCTTCGACAGACAAGGTTCTGATTACAGATTTTATTGCTGGGAATGATAAAATTCGCTTGAGTGCCAACCTTACTTTTGACCAACTTACCATTTCCGCTGGTGCCGGAACTTCGCCGAGTAGAATTATTCAGCTTACGAGCAATAAGGAAACCTTGGCTACTGTATTTGGAGTTGCTTCAATCGCTCGGGCGGACTTTATTTTCTAA
- the truB gene encoding tRNA pseudouridine(55) synthase TruB, whose protein sequence is MTTDGFLNLNKPAGMTSHDCVGRVRRMLKLKRVGHGGTLDPAVTGVLPIALGKATRLLQFLQHHKAYRGTIRFGLTTATDDLEGEILHSQPVPELSLAQVQAALPNFIGKIEQFPPSFSAVQVAGKRLYELARKGETVVVAARNVEVFSLEILDWRPGDFPELDLSIACGAGTYIRAIARDLGALLNAGGTLARLTRTESSGFSIDQSLSFAELEMQLQENTFTPILPSAVLGHLGAIVLSPEYTKRWFQGQRLPIPETAITAEETPNNSPKNAIPQSPYPLQVYDRDGNLLGIGQVASSDTSTILSPQIVF, encoded by the coding sequence ATGACTACTGACGGTTTTCTTAATCTCAATAAACCTGCGGGTATGACATCTCACGACTGCGTGGGGCGAGTGCGCCGAATGTTGAAACTCAAGCGAGTCGGACACGGGGGAACTCTCGATCCGGCTGTGACTGGCGTTTTGCCGATCGCCCTAGGCAAAGCAACCAGACTGCTGCAATTCCTCCAACACCACAAAGCTTACCGAGGTACGATTCGGTTTGGCTTAACTACCGCTACGGATGATTTAGAAGGAGAAATTCTGCATTCTCAACCTGTACCGGAGTTGAGTTTGGCACAAGTGCAAGCTGCACTGCCGAATTTTATCGGCAAAATCGAGCAGTTTCCGCCGAGTTTTAGTGCGGTTCAGGTGGCAGGAAAACGCCTTTACGAGTTAGCGAGAAAAGGTGAAACTGTGGTAGTTGCTGCTAGGAATGTTGAGGTTTTTAGCCTGGAAATATTGGATTGGCGGCCGGGGGATTTTCCGGAATTAGATTTGTCGATCGCCTGCGGGGCGGGTACTTACATTCGGGCGATCGCCCGGGACTTGGGCGCACTCTTGAATGCAGGCGGTACTTTGGCTCGTTTGACTCGTACCGAAAGCAGCGGTTTCTCGATCGACCAAAGTCTGAGTTTTGCAGAATTAGAAATGCAATTGCAGGAGAATACATTCACCCCGATTTTGCCATCGGCGGTTTTGGGACACTTGGGGGCGATCGTCCTTTCTCCTGAATATACCAAACGCTGGTTTCAAGGACAGCGCCTCCCAATTCCGGAAACGGCGATAACAGCCGAGGAAACTCCGAACAATTCCCCCAAAAACGCAATACCCCAATCTCCCTATCCCTTGCAAGTCTACGATCGAGACGGTAATTTGTTAGGCATCGGTCAAGTAGCTTCCTCAGATACAAGTACCATCTTGTCTCCTCAAATTGTGTTTTAG